A stretch of the Rhizomicrobium sp. genome encodes the following:
- a CDS encoding MFS transporter, with product MFYAGGVASALLGGIAATFVVGSASDRVGPWRVLSGLLVFGVVFMALIGLSGAAAGVLIATVLQAGFCMIGAHHLMTVLAATLYPTAMRATGTSWAVAIGRIGSIVGPLIGGTLIGWHWPLPVLFAAMAVFAVGAGIAALFLARANPMRKGQVGEA from the coding sequence GTGTTCTATGCGGGCGGTGTGGCGAGCGCGCTGTTGGGCGGCATCGCGGCGACCTTCGTGGTGGGCAGCGCATCGGACCGCGTCGGCCCATGGCGCGTGCTGAGCGGACTGCTCGTATTCGGCGTGGTGTTCATGGCGCTGATCGGTCTGTCGGGCGCAGCGGCCGGTGTGCTGATCGCGACCGTCCTGCAGGCCGGGTTCTGCATGATCGGCGCGCATCACCTGATGACCGTGCTGGCGGCGACACTCTATCCGACCGCGATGCGCGCGACGGGCACGAGCTGGGCCGTCGCGATCGGCCGTATCGGCTCGATCGTCGGACCGTTGATCGGCGGCACGCTAATCGGCTGGCATTGGCCGTTGCCGGTGCTGTTCGCAGCGATGGCGGTGTTCGCGGTCGGAGCGGGCATCGCTGCCCTGTTTCTGGCGCGCGCGAACCCCATGCGAAAAGGGCAAGTGGGCGAGGCGTGA
- a CDS encoding FG-GAP-like repeat-containing protein, translated as MATDVPPLMTVPGTFSVDPMGAATYSLPLMVTPGTAGMMPALSLNYSSQAGDGIVGKGWALSGLSAIGRCPRTVAQDGIHGGVNYDSNDRFCMNGQHLVLISGTYGADGSEYRTEIESFSRVIAHGTAGNGPAWFEVHTKAGQVLEFGNTADSRVLAVGKATARVWAVDKVLDAKGNYYSVTYTNDATNGQAYPTRIDYTGNAAAGLSPYNSVQFTYNTSRADVVPTYQAGSLIQTTVLLTNVKAYAGANLVVDYRLGYRAGTSLTHSRLTSLTQCDASGACLAPTSFTWQGGTGTLTVSSASAGANSMGLAIVPGDFNGDGLTDAVFSLAYDGTSFVPLCPTGGTVNFGSQAGTFATGMTMATPLGGGPGYSGPACLDITAAIDIDGDGFADAALPLYSAGHWLPKNPHALLLNDRAGHLGSIGIIGGVRHPLFGFGDFNGDGRADYISETPSTVIFTPNFGDGVGGFTAGPPFPSLNDVDPIFVHDFDGDGCDDVNQDWIISYSCAPAVAQAAGGGSSINPTYGDFNGDGKTDALILSPSGPGTMTLSTGTGMVTTAFPTPAAWGGLVTIVPGDFDGDGKTDLAVVPVTATSASIYLSTGTGFTLAATIPLAWASSGGYGADWNNDGATDLWINTNSGFDTIYTFGYVPELITAISNGVGATTTITYDRLNHGTIYTKGSGAAYPAQDVVDARYVVSRVDAANGMGGTYAHTYAYSGLKSDLSGRGILGFSQMVETNLQDGTVKTLNFRTDFPYTGEVSSSTLVHGATTLSTVSNTFGATNLGGTRNFVFLSQSVVSGHDLDGSTLPTTTTNYTYDTYGNALTVAVAVSDGSSKTTTNTYSNDAVHWFLGRLTNISVTSVVGASTITRTSGFTYDAATGLLTEEVIEPGNAAYRLYTDYTYDAYGNRIQSTVSGSGIATRVSHVGYDARGEFATSTTNALSQSDSTAYDPGFAQPTSHTDPNGITTGWSYDSFGRRTLETRPDGTKTALSYAYCAGVNGGAFACPANGAYVAQATPQNSGGTQNGPAGIVYYDSLGRVIATDAQGFSGAWIRTARTYDANGFVHQTSRPYFVSGGTPKWTVNVYDDLGRVTQTTFPDGSHASFAFHGLTVSATNNLSQTTSITRNAQGLNASVTDAAGHATGYVYDAYGSLLTVTDSVGNVTSNTYDLRGNKTASSDPDMGSWSYVYDVLGELTSQTDAKSQTTTLTYDVLGRPLSRTEAGLYSAWAYGSSAASHNIGRPVDAQTCTAAGCASVASDRSFAYDALGRPTTMTLVIGSNTYVYTTAYDSDGRPATVAYPSGFVRRNAYTALGYLSQVKDDASGAVLWTVNSRDAELNATLQTAGNGVATTQTFDPNTGALTAVRAGTGGAVAAFDYAYDTLGNLTSRSDTGQAVFEKFCYDALNRLTASATAASTPAACTAAGAGIVSKSVSYDAVGNITAKSDVGTYAYPTPGPSSVRPHAVSAIAGTVNGVANPSYSYDANGNLTGGAGRSIAYSSFNRTRSIAQGGTADCLAYDTEHNRLRMDSYAAAACSGTPSASTTYLNDPVSGMGSEKVVAGAVTTWHDYLTVDGALVGERSCSGAAPCSSGASWLYFVSDHLGSIAVITDGSGAVAQRLSYDAWGRRRNADGSDNPGCTITAVTSRGYTGHEMLDSVCQVNANARLYDPTIARFLSPDGIVPNPFGSQSLNRYAYVENGPLSATDPSGNELVIVPGTHPPVDNGGDGPKGGGGGSAAGGGGGMAMLAGLYNHYRQLEMAAVNAQWLHASLINAADADAAHQAANQVKSAMQSLGGMDAQMYDTSAGAGIGGNAQGENTEAAASVAITGPADQGGPSRLDSNGVETVVVTPEGDDTNGGLNNGVYYGGVGPEDIASKSGFGAHVVGIPLPNGVTDPLDPKGLNKPMLTPIEAAALQRTVSIVKNGTAQDLAALNPHPYMNFPSKQTGAVLPPGAYVSLDVQMGSFRGDTRLIVDSSSLQMYYTNTHYNSFYPVH; from the coding sequence ATGGCGACCGATGTGCCGCCGCTGATGACCGTGCCGGGCACGTTCAGCGTCGATCCGATGGGCGCGGCAACATATTCGCTCCCCTTGATGGTGACGCCCGGCACTGCCGGCATGATGCCGGCCCTCTCGCTCAATTATTCCAGTCAGGCGGGCGACGGCATCGTCGGGAAGGGATGGGCGCTCAGCGGACTATCCGCGATCGGCCGCTGTCCGCGCACGGTCGCCCAGGACGGTATCCATGGCGGCGTCAACTACGACTCCAACGACCGCTTCTGCATGAACGGCCAGCATCTGGTGCTGATCAGCGGAACCTACGGGGCTGATGGCAGCGAATATCGCACCGAGATCGAGAGCTTTTCGCGCGTCATCGCGCATGGCACCGCCGGCAACGGGCCGGCGTGGTTCGAAGTCCATACCAAAGCCGGACAGGTCCTGGAATTCGGCAATACCGCCGACTCGCGCGTCCTGGCCGTCGGCAAAGCGACGGCGCGCGTCTGGGCGGTCGACAAGGTGCTCGATGCCAAAGGCAACTACTACAGCGTCACCTACACGAACGATGCCACGAACGGCCAAGCCTATCCGACGCGGATCGACTACACGGGCAATGCGGCGGCCGGCCTGAGCCCCTACAATTCGGTGCAGTTCACCTACAACACTAGCCGTGCCGACGTCGTGCCGACCTACCAGGCGGGATCGCTGATCCAGACGACGGTGCTGCTGACGAACGTCAAGGCCTATGCCGGCGCGAATCTCGTCGTCGATTATCGCCTCGGTTATCGCGCCGGCACGTCTCTGACGCACAGCCGATTGACGTCGCTGACGCAATGCGACGCGAGCGGCGCTTGCCTGGCGCCAACGAGCTTCACCTGGCAGGGCGGCACGGGCACGCTCACGGTGTCGTCGGCCTCCGCCGGGGCGAACAGCATGGGCCTGGCGATCGTGCCGGGCGATTTCAACGGCGACGGCCTGACCGACGCGGTCTTCAGCCTGGCCTATGATGGAACGTCGTTCGTGCCGCTATGCCCGACCGGCGGCACGGTGAATTTCGGCTCGCAGGCAGGGACCTTCGCCACCGGCATGACGATGGCGACGCCGCTGGGCGGCGGCCCGGGCTATAGCGGTCCCGCCTGTCTCGACATCACGGCGGCCATCGACATCGATGGCGACGGTTTCGCCGACGCCGCTCTTCCGCTTTATAGCGCGGGCCACTGGCTCCCCAAAAATCCTCATGCGCTGCTTCTGAACGACCGGGCCGGACATCTCGGAAGCATCGGTATCATCGGCGGTGTGCGGCACCCGCTTTTCGGGTTCGGCGATTTCAATGGTGACGGCCGCGCGGATTACATAAGCGAGACGCCGAGCACCGTGATTTTCACGCCGAATTTCGGCGACGGCGTAGGCGGGTTCACCGCCGGCCCACCCTTTCCCAGTCTCAATGACGTCGATCCGATTTTCGTTCACGATTTCGACGGCGACGGCTGTGACGACGTGAACCAGGACTGGATTATCAGCTATTCCTGCGCGCCCGCCGTTGCACAGGCGGCCGGGGGCGGCAGTAGCATCAACCCTACCTACGGAGATTTCAACGGCGACGGGAAGACCGATGCCTTGATACTCTCACCGTCCGGCCCCGGCACGATGACCCTGTCGACCGGCACCGGCATGGTCACGACAGCCTTTCCGACGCCGGCGGCGTGGGGCGGCCTGGTTACCATTGTCCCGGGCGATTTCGATGGCGATGGCAAGACCGATCTCGCCGTCGTTCCGGTCACTGCCACATCGGCATCGATCTATCTCTCGACCGGCACCGGCTTCACGCTGGCCGCGACGATCCCGCTGGCCTGGGCGTCATCCGGCGGTTACGGCGCCGACTGGAACAATGACGGCGCGACGGATCTGTGGATCAACACGAACAGCGGCTTCGACACGATTTACACCTTCGGCTACGTGCCGGAGCTGATCACGGCGATCTCCAACGGCGTCGGCGCCACGACGACGATCACTTACGACCGCCTCAATCATGGAACGATCTACACCAAAGGGAGCGGCGCGGCCTATCCGGCGCAGGATGTGGTCGACGCGCGCTATGTCGTCTCGCGGGTGGATGCCGCCAACGGCATGGGCGGGACCTATGCCCACACCTATGCCTATTCGGGTCTGAAGAGCGATCTGTCGGGCCGCGGCATTCTCGGCTTCTCGCAGATGGTCGAGACCAACCTGCAGGACGGCACGGTCAAGACCCTCAATTTCCGCACCGACTTCCCCTATACCGGAGAGGTGTCCTCGTCGACGCTGGTGCATGGCGCGACGACGCTGAGCACGGTGTCCAACACCTTCGGCGCGACGAATCTGGGCGGCACGCGCAATTTCGTCTTCCTGAGCCAGAGCGTGGTGTCCGGCCACGATCTCGACGGCTCGACCCTGCCGACCACGACCACGAACTACACGTACGACACGTATGGCAATGCCCTGACGGTCGCAGTCGCCGTGTCGGACGGCTCATCCAAGACCACCACCAACACCTACAGCAACGATGCGGTCCACTGGTTCCTCGGACGGCTGACGAATATCAGCGTCACCAGCGTCGTGGGCGCGTCGACCATCACGCGGACCTCCGGATTCACCTACGATGCGGCGACCGGCCTGCTGACCGAGGAGGTGATCGAGCCGGGCAACGCGGCCTACCGGCTCTACACCGACTACACCTATGACGCCTATGGCAACCGCATCCAGTCGACGGTGAGCGGTTCGGGCATCGCCACCCGCGTCTCCCATGTGGGCTATGACGCACGGGGCGAATTCGCCACTTCGACCACCAATGCGCTGTCGCAATCCGACAGCACGGCTTACGACCCCGGCTTCGCCCAGCCGACGAGCCACACCGACCCGAACGGCATCACGACCGGCTGGAGCTACGACAGTTTCGGCCGCCGCACGCTGGAGACGCGCCCCGACGGCACCAAGACGGCGCTCTCCTATGCCTATTGCGCGGGCGTCAATGGCGGCGCCTTCGCCTGCCCGGCGAACGGCGCCTATGTCGCGCAGGCGACGCCGCAGAATTCCGGCGGCACCCAGAACGGCCCGGCCGGCATCGTCTATTACGACAGCCTGGGCCGCGTGATCGCCACCGATGCGCAAGGCTTCAGCGGCGCCTGGATCCGCACCGCCAGGACCTACGACGCCAACGGCTTCGTGCATCAGACCAGCCGGCCCTATTTCGTCTCCGGCGGCACGCCGAAATGGACCGTCAACGTCTATGACGATCTGGGCCGCGTGACGCAGACCACCTTTCCGGACGGCAGCCATGCGAGTTTCGCCTTCCACGGCCTGACCGTGTCCGCCACCAACAATCTCAGCCAGACCACGTCGATCACCCGCAACGCGCAAGGCCTCAACGCCAGCGTCACCGACGCCGCGGGCCATGCCACCGGCTATGTCTACGACGCCTATGGCAGCCTGCTGACGGTCACGGACTCGGTGGGCAACGTCACCAGCAACACCTACGACCTGCGCGGCAACAAGACCGCGTCGTCCGATCCCGACATGGGATCGTGGAGCTATGTCTACGACGTGCTGGGCGAGCTCACGAGCCAGACCGACGCCAAGTCGCAGACCACCACGCTGACCTACGACGTCCTGGGGCGGCCGCTCAGCCGCACGGAGGCGGGCCTCTACAGCGCCTGGGCCTATGGCAGCTCGGCGGCGAGCCACAATATCGGGCGGCCGGTCGACGCCCAGACCTGCACCGCCGCGGGCTGTGCCAGTGTGGCCTCCGACCGCAGCTTCGCCTACGACGCTTTGGGCCGGCCGACGACCATGACCCTGGTCATCGGCAGCAATACTTACGTCTACACCACCGCCTACGATTCCGACGGCCGCCCCGCGACGGTGGCCTATCCCTCCGGGTTCGTGCGCCGCAACGCCTACACCGCGCTGGGCTATCTCTCGCAGGTCAAGGACGATGCATCGGGCGCGGTGCTGTGGACCGTCAACAGCCGCGACGCCGAACTGAACGCGACGCTGCAGACCGCGGGCAACGGGGTCGCCACGACGCAGACCTTCGATCCCAACACCGGGGCGCTGACCGCGGTGCGCGCGGGCACGGGCGGCGCGGTTGCGGCGTTCGACTACGCTTACGACACGCTGGGCAACCTGACCTCCCGCTCGGACACCGGCCAGGCCGTGTTCGAGAAGTTCTGCTACGACGCGCTGAACCGGCTCACCGCCTCGGCCACGGCGGCGAGCACGCCGGCCGCCTGCACCGCCGCGGGCGCCGGCATCGTGAGCAAGTCGGTGTCCTATGACGCGGTGGGCAACATCACCGCCAAGTCGGATGTCGGGACCTATGCCTACCCCACCCCCGGCCCGAGCTCGGTGCGGCCGCATGCGGTGTCGGCGATCGCCGGCACGGTCAACGGCGTGGCCAATCCGAGCTATAGCTACGATGCCAACGGCAACCTGACCGGCGGCGCGGGGCGCAGCATCGCCTACAGCAGCTTCAACCGGACCCGTTCCATCGCGCAGGGCGGCACGGCGGACTGCCTCGCCTATGACACTGAGCACAACCGGCTGCGGATGGACAGCTACGCGGCCGCGGCCTGCAGCGGGACGCCGAGCGCCAGCACGACTTACCTGAACGACCCGGTCTCCGGCATGGGGAGCGAGAAGGTCGTCGCCGGCGCCGTCACCACCTGGCACGACTATCTGACCGTCGACGGCGCGCTGGTGGGCGAGCGCTCCTGCTCCGGTGCCGCGCCGTGCAGCAGCGGGGCGAGCTGGCTCTACTTCGTGAGCGACCACCTGGGCTCCATCGCGGTGATCACCGATGGTTCCGGCGCGGTGGCCCAGCGGCTGAGCTACGACGCCTGGGGCCGGCGGCGCAACGCCGACGGCAGCGACAATCCGGGCTGCACGATCACCGCGGTCACCAGCCGCGGCTATACCGGGCACGAGATGTTGGACAGCGTCTGCCAGGTCAACGCCAATGCGCGGCTCTACGACCCCACCATCGCCCGCTTCCTGAGCCCCGACGGGATCGTGCCGAACCCGTTCGGCAGCCAGTCGCTCAACCGCTACGCCTATGTCGAGAACGGCCCCCTCAGCGCCACCGATCCTTCGGGGAACGAGCTCGTCATCGTCCCGGGCACGCATCCGCCGGTCGACAATGGCGGCGACGGCCCCAAGGGTGGGGGCGGCGGCAGCGCGGCCGGCGGCGGCGGCGGGATGGCCATGCTGGCGGGGCTCTACAACCACTACCGCCAGCTCGAGATGGCGGCGGTCAACGCCCAATGGCTACATGCCAGCCTGATCAACGCCGCCGACGCGGACGCCGCGCACCAGGCCGCCAACCAGGTCAAATCCGCCATGCAATCGCTCGGCGGCATGGACGCGCAGATGTACGACACCTCCGCCGGCGCGGGGATCGGAGGAAACGCGCAGGGCGAGAACACCGAGGCCGCGGCGAGCGTGGCGATCACGGGCCCAGCCGATCAGGGCGGGCCGAGCAGGCTGGATAGCAACGGCGTGGAGACCGTCGTTGTTACGCCTGAAGGAGATGACACAAATGGTGGGCTCAACAACGGCGTCTATTACGGCGGTGTTGGGCCTGAGGAC